In a genomic window of Occallatibacter riparius:
- a CDS encoding protease pro-enzyme activation domain-containing protein, which yields MIRNALYRTLQAGTVLVAGILSLVPARAQVTPATRAITTAVNNADRVALTGSMRRDIARGTDLGAADPSLSARHVALLLARSAARQAALDQYLSDVQNKNSANYHHWLTPAEYGARFGAASEDVETITAWLQSQGLKIERASQAANTIMVSGSVGQMQAAFSTSIHSVLVHGEKHIANISQPRIPRALAPAVKGIVGLDDFHPRSNAVAGPTAKFDKTARKFVPDFTLFDGKGNPYFYVDPADAATIYDTPNASLNTSYKGTSYDGAGITVGVVGDTDVELSPVANYRTAFLGETTGNVNLPTVIVDGADPGTNGDQLEAWLDLEILGGIAPKAKINFYTSGDSDLSAGLFNALERAINDNTVSILSMSFGACEAGLGATTVQYMGELFAQASAQGITVTVSSGDAGAAGCDNDNVETTATRGLAVNGLGSSPYNVSVGGTDYDVLETSFTKYVSTTDSSGNQNSGQPPYYKTALSYIPEEPWNDSTSVNGALGNNQPFMLSSGTTDIIGAGGGRSSMWTKPVFQTSLTPPDGARDVPDVSFLAANGLYGAVWVLCTDEGALYGVDCENSNGVFADSARFSGAGGTSASTPAFAGMLALLEQAIGSRLGNVNNVLYRLAATKYSTVFHDITDGNNAVVCTQGTPDCGANGFTSGYDAVAGYDMASGLGSVDATQMVANWNSATGASSKTTLTIDGSTAAIKATHGTSLNFGVSIDPTSSTGVAALVTTATAAAGEPTLNGQPFTIPISNGSGTGTYNGLPGGQYTVYASYGGDTSTSASQSNAISVDIVAEASSTKLWVNAYAASNQATIANLNAIPYGSYIFSESSVYGTPEGYDASLGYATGTISMLDNGAIIGTAPITSGNFASFPKLTRGVYPYAAGTHTVTATYPGDASYKANTSNAVTFTVVKGTTKPMLYPATPTVTSSSTDNIEVDITTSSLAAPPTGTITLTANGTTLGTTTTLSGGSSVSDGTVVASATFPVQGSQLANGINTLTATYSGDSNYAGSTGTITVTMNGSGFTLKATAINITAGATTGNTATITATSTGSFAGLVNLKCSVTTSPANATSPITCRVPAQLLMTGTSAATATLTVNSTASTTAGSYVVTITGTDAATGKITASTTSAVTVTAQPGIFLSNSGVIALTAGATSGNTAKLTVTPLNGFAGAVALACSVTTSPSGATDPITCAVSPSSVTVSGAAAATSTLTISSTARTTSALLEPSLSSVGGGTALAFGLLFILPLKRSRKLRGLLALNVLSGLVSLGGLMGCGGSGTSSTGGGGTKQTGTTAGAYVVTVTATAPDATTQTTTVNVTVN from the coding sequence ATGATTCGGAATGCACTGTATCGCACGCTTCAGGCAGGAACTGTTCTTGTAGCGGGCATCCTCTCGCTGGTTCCCGCGAGAGCTCAAGTCACGCCGGCCACGCGAGCCATCACAACCGCGGTGAATAACGCCGACAGGGTCGCTCTCACAGGAAGCATGCGGCGCGATATTGCAAGGGGGACGGACCTGGGTGCCGCGGACCCTTCCCTCTCCGCGCGTCATGTGGCGCTGCTGCTTGCACGCAGCGCAGCTCGTCAGGCAGCGCTCGACCAGTACCTGAGCGATGTGCAGAACAAGAACTCTGCGAACTATCATCACTGGCTGACGCCGGCCGAGTATGGTGCGCGCTTTGGCGCAGCAAGCGAGGATGTGGAAACGATCACAGCCTGGCTGCAGTCGCAGGGGCTGAAGATTGAACGCGCATCCCAAGCTGCGAACACGATCATGGTGTCTGGCTCCGTTGGACAGATGCAGGCAGCGTTCTCAACTTCGATTCATTCCGTGCTCGTGCATGGCGAGAAGCACATAGCCAACATCAGCCAGCCGCGGATTCCGCGTGCTCTGGCGCCGGCGGTCAAGGGCATCGTGGGGTTGGACGATTTCCATCCGCGCTCGAACGCCGTCGCCGGACCCACGGCAAAGTTCGACAAAACAGCGCGCAAGTTCGTACCTGATTTCACTCTGTTTGATGGCAAGGGCAATCCGTATTTCTACGTAGATCCGGCAGACGCCGCAACGATCTATGACACTCCGAATGCAAGCCTGAACACGTCGTATAAAGGCACGTCCTATGATGGCGCCGGAATCACTGTCGGCGTTGTGGGCGATACGGATGTGGAACTGTCTCCTGTCGCAAATTACCGCACGGCGTTCCTTGGAGAGACGACCGGCAACGTGAATCTGCCGACGGTCATCGTCGACGGCGCGGACCCCGGCACGAATGGCGATCAGCTCGAAGCATGGCTCGATCTTGAGATCCTGGGTGGCATCGCGCCCAAGGCCAAAATCAACTTCTACACCAGCGGCGACAGCGATCTCTCGGCGGGCCTTTTCAACGCGCTGGAACGCGCCATCAACGACAACACGGTGAGCATCCTGAGCATGAGCTTTGGAGCGTGCGAAGCCGGCCTGGGCGCAACCACTGTGCAGTACATGGGAGAGCTTTTCGCGCAGGCGTCTGCGCAGGGCATCACCGTCACCGTCTCTTCAGGAGATGCCGGCGCCGCGGGTTGCGACAACGATAATGTTGAGACCACTGCTACGCGCGGGCTTGCGGTGAACGGACTGGGATCGTCCCCTTACAACGTCTCGGTAGGCGGCACCGATTACGACGTATTGGAAACATCGTTCACTAAGTATGTAAGCACGACCGATAGCAGCGGAAATCAAAACAGCGGCCAGCCGCCCTACTACAAGACAGCGCTCTCCTACATTCCTGAGGAGCCGTGGAACGATTCGACCAGCGTCAACGGTGCTTTGGGAAACAATCAGCCGTTCATGCTCTCCTCCGGTACAACCGATATCATCGGCGCCGGCGGCGGCCGGAGCAGCATGTGGACGAAGCCCGTGTTTCAAACATCGCTCACGCCGCCGGACGGCGCGCGCGACGTCCCCGACGTGTCCTTCCTGGCTGCGAACGGGCTCTACGGCGCAGTATGGGTGCTATGCACGGATGAGGGCGCCCTCTATGGGGTCGATTGCGAGAACAGCAATGGGGTCTTCGCCGACAGTGCGCGATTCTCTGGCGCAGGCGGAACCTCGGCATCTACGCCGGCCTTCGCAGGTATGTTGGCGCTGCTGGAACAGGCGATCGGTTCACGCCTCGGCAACGTCAACAATGTCCTTTACAGGCTGGCAGCGACGAAGTACAGCACGGTCTTTCATGACATAACAGATGGCAACAACGCTGTTGTATGCACGCAAGGAACTCCGGACTGCGGTGCGAATGGCTTCACCAGTGGCTACGACGCCGTCGCCGGATACGATATGGCCTCCGGTCTGGGCAGTGTCGATGCGACACAGATGGTGGCGAACTGGAACTCGGCGACAGGAGCCAGTTCGAAAACCACGCTGACGATTGACGGATCCACAGCGGCAATCAAGGCGACGCATGGCACAAGCCTGAACTTCGGCGTGAGTATCGATCCCACCAGTTCCACTGGCGTGGCTGCCCTGGTGACCACCGCAACTGCCGCTGCGGGAGAACCCACGCTAAACGGTCAGCCCTTTACGATTCCAATCAGCAACGGCTCCGGCACAGGCACCTATAACGGTCTTCCCGGCGGTCAGTACACGGTCTATGCCTCCTATGGAGGCGACACCTCCACGTCAGCCAGCCAGTCGAATGCGATCAGCGTAGATATCGTTGCCGAGGCCAGTTCAACGAAGCTCTGGGTAAACGCATATGCGGCGTCGAACCAGGCGACCATCGCAAACCTGAACGCCATCCCCTATGGGTCCTACATCTTCTCCGAGAGCTCGGTCTATGGCACGCCAGAGGGCTATGATGCGTCGCTCGGTTACGCAACCGGCACGATATCGATGCTCGACAACGGAGCGATCATCGGCACTGCTCCCATCACCAGTGGCAACTTCGCTTCGTTCCCCAAACTGACGAGAGGAGTCTATCCCTACGCGGCGGGCACACACACCGTAACAGCAACGTACCCCGGCGATGCCAGCTACAAGGCGAATACATCCAATGCCGTCACCTTCACCGTGGTAAAGGGGACGACGAAGCCAATGCTGTATCCGGCCACGCCAACGGTGACATCCTCGTCAACCGACAACATTGAGGTTGACATCACGACATCCAGCTTGGCCGCTCCTCCCACGGGCACCATCACGCTGACAGCAAACGGCACGACGCTGGGTACCACCACAACGTTGAGCGGTGGATCGTCTGTCAGCGATGGCACCGTTGTAGCCTCGGCTACTTTCCCGGTGCAAGGCTCGCAACTTGCTAACGGCATCAACACGCTCACCGCAACCTACAGCGGCGACTCGAATTATGCAGGCTCTACGGGCACGATCACGGTCACCATGAATGGGTCGGGCTTCACGTTGAAAGCGACCGCAATCAATATCACTGCCGGCGCAACCACCGGCAACACTGCGACCATCACCGCGACGTCAACGGGCAGCTTTGCCGGACTGGTGAACCTGAAGTGCTCCGTCACCACGTCACCAGCGAACGCAACCAGCCCGATCACCTGCAGGGTCCCCGCACAACTGCTGATGACGGGCACAAGCGCCGCCACAGCGACACTCACGGTAAACTCCACCGCGTCTACAACCGCTGGATCATACGTTGTGACGATCACCGGCACAGATGCGGCGACGGGCAAGATTACCGCCTCAACGACAAGTGCTGTGACTGTCACCGCTCAGCCTGGGATCTTCCTGTCTAACAGTGGAGTGATTGCGCTGACTGCGGGCGCCACCTCAGGAAACACGGCGAAGCTGACAGTGACACCTCTCAATGGATTCGCCGGAGCAGTCGCCCTCGCGTGTTCGGTGACAACTTCGCCGTCTGGAGCCACCGATCCAATTACCTGCGCCGTCTCTCCGTCCTCTGTCACGGTCAGCGGTGCGGCTGCTGCAACTTCTACGCTCACCATCAGCTCGACGGCGCGTACGACGAGTGCTCTCCTTGAGCCCTCTCTGAGCAGCGTGGGCGGCGGAACAGCCCTTGCTTTCGGCCTGCTCTTCATACTGCCGCTTAAGCGCAGCCGCAAGCTTCGCGGATTGCTCGCGCTGAATGTGCTGTCCGGATTGGTGTCACTCGGCGGCCTGATGGGATGCGGCGGCAGCGGGACGTCGTCCACCGGCGGAGGTGGTACCAAACAGACCGGAACCACTGCCGGGGCGTACGTAGTAACGGTGACCGCAACAGCGCCGGATGCAACCACACAGACAACGACGGTCAATGTAACGGTGAATTGA
- a CDS encoding sensor histidine kinase produces MARFWPLQLMGWGLYTAINVLCSLPWWRRIDYDAFRGGFLVASFLSSFPMYWLCHQLWKRKVDLRIAAVICMVVAFPLGMLGSLCAFQSALYFSNTRPPFHWTDIITATPSGWYALMSWVSFYFGIKHYLSLEAKHRQLIATEMLAKEAQLRALRFQLQPHFLFNTMNAISTLVLNDQPHAATEMIGKLAHLLRSTLDAPELHQISLADELATTEEYLAIEAIRFGDRLTVRWDLDDALVDVLVPRLILQPLVENAVRHGIARRPAGGFVLVRTRRDGDYLRILIENEPPEESASILLDGFTRPGGIGLQNVRQRLEKMYGDASTMHTSTNARGNFEVSFTLPIEYSRSLLAHKLSMATDEA; encoded by the coding sequence ATGGCGCGCTTCTGGCCTTTGCAGCTCATGGGCTGGGGCCTCTACACCGCCATCAACGTGCTCTGTTCTCTCCCCTGGTGGAGACGAATCGACTATGACGCCTTCCGCGGAGGCTTTCTGGTCGCCAGCTTTCTTTCCAGTTTCCCGATGTATTGGCTTTGTCACCAACTGTGGAAGCGCAAGGTGGATCTGCGCATCGCCGCCGTGATCTGCATGGTTGTGGCATTCCCCCTGGGGATGCTGGGTTCTTTATGCGCCTTCCAGTCAGCGCTGTACTTCAGTAATACGCGGCCTCCCTTCCACTGGACCGACATCATCACCGCGACGCCAAGCGGGTGGTATGCGCTGATGTCCTGGGTTTCCTTCTACTTCGGCATCAAGCACTATCTCTCTCTCGAAGCGAAACACCGCCAGCTCATCGCCACCGAGATGCTCGCAAAGGAGGCGCAACTACGTGCTCTTCGATTTCAGTTGCAGCCCCATTTTCTCTTCAACACCATGAACGCCATATCTACGCTGGTTCTCAACGATCAGCCGCACGCGGCGACGGAAATGATCGGCAAGCTTGCGCATCTGCTGCGCAGTACGCTGGACGCACCTGAACTGCATCAAATTTCGCTGGCCGATGAACTGGCTACCACCGAGGAGTATCTGGCTATCGAGGCAATTCGCTTTGGCGATCGCCTCACGGTCCGCTGGGATCTCGATGACGCTCTGGTCGATGTCCTGGTGCCGCGTCTCATTCTTCAACCTCTGGTTGAGAACGCCGTTCGCCACGGCATCGCGCGCCGTCCTGCCGGCGGTTTCGTCCTGGTCAGAACGCGGCGTGACGGCGACTATCTTCGCATACTCATTGAAAATGAGCCGCCCGAAGAGTCGGCCTCAATTCTGCTCGACGGCTTCACACGTCCGGGCGGAATCGGCCTGCAAAATGTACGTCAGCGTCTCGAAAAGATGTATGGCGATGCAAGCACTATGCACACTTCCACGAACGCACGGGGAAATTTCGAAGTCTCCTTTACGCTACCGATTGAATACAGCCGCAGCCTGTTGGCCCATAAACTATCCATGGCAACAGATGAAGCATAG
- a CDS encoding LytR/AlgR family response regulator transcription factor, translating to MKHSVLIVDDEPLARRGVTLRLQSNSDLEVVGECSNGRDAVQFITSNKPDLVFLDIQMPVMNGIEVMRALNPEVLPFVIFLTAFDQYVMRAFEVHAIDYLLKPVDDARFNASLNHARRILGAQQAAAYSRRLQAVLDRKPAPEPFRRIAVRVGKLVRFVSVDDIDWIEAQGDYAEIHVGTRSHLIREPLNTLTERLNPEDFLRIHRSAIVRLNRIAGVNSLPNRDCTVTLHNGTSLRVSRSYSDHLRKLLRNQL from the coding sequence ATGAAGCATAGTGTCCTGATCGTCGATGATGAACCTCTCGCCCGTCGTGGAGTGACGCTGCGGCTTCAATCCAACAGTGATCTCGAGGTTGTTGGCGAATGTTCGAATGGACGGGACGCGGTCCAGTTCATTACCAGCAACAAGCCTGATTTGGTTTTCCTCGATATTCAGATGCCCGTGATGAATGGGATTGAGGTGATGCGGGCGCTGAATCCTGAAGTGCTCCCTTTCGTTATCTTCCTGACCGCGTTCGATCAATACGTGATGCGCGCCTTTGAAGTACACGCGATCGACTATCTTCTCAAGCCGGTGGACGATGCGCGTTTCAATGCATCGTTGAATCATGCACGCCGGATCCTGGGCGCGCAGCAGGCTGCGGCTTATAGCCGGCGCCTGCAAGCCGTCCTCGATAGGAAGCCAGCTCCGGAACCATTCCGCAGGATCGCGGTTCGCGTAGGTAAGCTGGTGCGTTTTGTTTCCGTTGATGACATCGATTGGATAGAAGCGCAGGGAGACTATGCAGAGATTCATGTAGGCACGCGATCGCACTTGATTCGCGAGCCACTTAACACGCTGACTGAGCGGCTCAATCCGGAAGATTTTCTTCGTATTCATCGCTCGGCAATCGTGCGCCTTAATCGCATCGCGGGCGTGAACTCACTTCCCAATCGCGACTGCACGGTCACGTTGCATAATGGAACATCGCTACGCGTGAGCCGGAGCTATAGCGATCATTTGCGCAAGCTGCTCAGGAACCAACTGTAG
- a CDS encoding TolB family protein: MLESKVSRLLAVVVVCSSFAAASRVPVPRVFIGETDWGTESNAAPAFTPDGKTVFFTHWHDGDGTIMVSHLRGGTWSKPETAPFSGQWRDIEPAMAPDGSYLVFSSNRPAIEGGKAIDGFFQGKIQPGKGGNLWRVNRTANGWGKPTRLPDEVNSNTAVYSPSVARSGNLYFNQSDPVTKKERLCWSKWIDGHYTAPQPVSFDDGETRNFTAAVAPDESFILFSGHRPPSPDHRAVVFVAFAKHHKWQTPIPFKPYLYGEQERLSPDLKTLYFVSDRPRMDAGNPNPNVNAPRKIWQISLRDWTVLGK; encoded by the coding sequence ATGCTCGAAAGCAAGGTCAGTCGACTCCTTGCAGTCGTGGTTGTGTGCAGTAGCTTTGCCGCCGCATCAAGAGTGCCCGTGCCCAGGGTTTTCATCGGCGAAACGGACTGGGGAACCGAATCGAACGCAGCCCCTGCATTCACGCCAGACGGCAAGACCGTCTTCTTCACGCATTGGCATGATGGCGATGGCACCATCATGGTCTCTCATCTGCGCGGCGGCACGTGGTCAAAGCCGGAAACGGCGCCTTTCTCCGGCCAGTGGCGAGATATTGAGCCGGCCATGGCGCCCGACGGTTCCTATTTAGTATTCAGTTCAAATCGCCCGGCGATAGAGGGCGGGAAGGCCATTGACGGATTTTTTCAAGGAAAGATTCAACCGGGAAAAGGCGGGAACTTGTGGCGAGTAAATAGGACTGCCAACGGTTGGGGCAAACCGACGCGTCTTCCCGATGAAGTCAACAGCAATACGGCTGTTTACTCCCCCTCGGTGGCGCGAAGCGGAAATCTCTACTTCAATCAGAGCGACCCTGTTACCAAAAAAGAGCGCCTTTGCTGGTCGAAGTGGATAGACGGCCACTATACCGCGCCGCAGCCTGTCTCGTTTGACGACGGTGAGACAAGAAACTTCACTGCCGCAGTTGCCCCTGATGAGTCATTCATCCTATTTTCGGGGCATCGTCCTCCCAGTCCGGACCATCGGGCTGTGGTATTCGTGGCGTTCGCGAAACATCACAAATGGCAGACGCCTATTCCCTTCAAGCCTTACCTGTACGGGGAACAAGAGCGGTTGAGTCCCGATCTGAAGACGCTGTATTTCGTGTCTGATCGACCGCGCATGGACGCAGGCAATCCAAATCCGAACGTAAATGCTCCCAGGAAGATATGGCAGATATCGCTGCGAGACTGGACTGTGTTGGGAAAGTGA
- a CDS encoding ADOP family protein, producing the protein MSPRTLVLAVRVLARNPLFTAVAVLTISLGVGTSTAIFSVANAVLLRLLPYREPGKLVIAGMELRQNLPFSNADFIRSARGHQVSFLRHGRRLYWPADRSERGQHAGAASLCHRHLTGARVMYGRDFNAEDGVPQPQAPPGGSAPAAPPKLPPVAILSYKYFMRRFGGNQAVIGQTMQFSGGPGPVIAGALAPGFHLYFPPDADEEAAPEIWMANRLGYDAADRISFSIRPIGRLRDGIPFKRAQEAADIVAADGRKQFPIDQTAGYYINLEPLQAHLVAA; encoded by the coding sequence ATGTCCCCGCGTACGCTGGTTCTTGCTGTCCGCGTCCTGGCCCGGAATCCACTCTTCACGGCCGTTGCAGTGCTCACCATCTCCCTCGGCGTGGGAACCAGCACCGCGATCTTCAGCGTTGCCAATGCGGTCCTGCTTCGCCTGCTTCCCTATCGCGAACCCGGCAAACTCGTCATCGCGGGCATGGAACTCCGCCAGAATTTGCCTTTCTCGAACGCCGACTTCATTCGATCTGCGCGAGGGCACCAAGTCAGTTTTCTCCGACATGGCCGGCGTCTTTACTGGCCGGCTGATCGCTCCGAGCGCGGACAGCACGCCGGAGCAGCTTCGCTATGCCATCGTCACCTGACGGGCGCACGAGTCATGTATGGCCGCGACTTCAACGCCGAGGACGGAGTGCCGCAGCCGCAGGCTCCGCCGGGCGGCTCTGCGCCCGCTGCTCCTCCCAAGCTGCCCCCGGTTGCGATCCTGAGCTACAAGTACTTCATGCGTCGGTTTGGCGGCAACCAGGCCGTCATCGGCCAGACGATGCAGTTCTCCGGCGGGCCGGGGCCAGTGATTGCCGGGGCGCTCGCTCCCGGCTTCCATTTGTATTTCCCTCCGGACGCCGACGAAGAGGCCGCGCCCGAGATCTGGATGGCCAATCGCCTTGGCTACGACGCCGCCGATCGCATCAGCTTCTCCATTCGTCCCATCGGAAGGCTCCGCGATGGCATTCCGTTCAAGCGAGCGCAGGAGGCAGCCGATATTGTCGCTGCCGACGGCCGCAAACAGTTTCCCATCGACCAAACCGCCGGTTACTACATCAACCTCGAACCGCTGCAGGCGCACCTGGTCGCCGCGTGA
- a CDS encoding DUF4440 domain-containing protein, which produces MWLALFLSAASHLSWASPADQNLATARDEIKAVRAALDAAASAHDKAAYERLLAPGFMFIHSTGATETREEYIARASRGALAFQRQVSPRVFFGRTDVRYGEPPARTESCRPQSVLHNANRFGKFLPSHWQYQSE; this is translated from the coding sequence ATGTGGCTAGCGCTGTTCTTGTCGGCGGCTTCTCACCTGTCGTGGGCGTCTCCTGCCGATCAAAATCTGGCCACCGCGCGCGATGAAATCAAGGCTGTTCGCGCAGCGCTGGATGCGGCTGCATCGGCACATGACAAAGCTGCGTACGAACGGCTGCTCGCGCCAGGTTTCATGTTCATCCATTCGACCGGAGCAACGGAGACTCGCGAAGAGTACATAGCGCGAGCGTCCAGAGGAGCACTCGCTTTTCAACGGCAGGTGTCACCACGGGTGTTCTTTGGCAGGACGGACGTGAGATATGGCGAGCCGCCCGCACGCACTGAGTCGTGCCGGCCACAGAGTGTATTGCACAATGCGAACCGCTTCGGGAAGTTTTTGCCTTCTCATTGGCAATACCAATCAGAGTAG
- a CDS encoding RICIN domain-containing protein translates to MKNTLPFAVVVLTAAFACASVVTAQGTAYVDFGSSQQSIAGFGGASAWLSLSSSQVTTLYDSGPGHLGLSVLRVRIDPGGQANWGTELSNAKLAKSHGAIVIATPWTPPASMKSNGSTVGGSLNASQYGAYASYLQSYVNYMSSNGASLYAISMQNEPDANVTYESCFWTGAQMDTWTANNASTLSIPLFMPESESFTTSYSDPALNDTNAVSHIGAIGGHLYGVSPSYYTNAFNHGKQVWMTEHYIDGTGIGNALSVAKEINDSMAVANYSMYVWWWLTDLPSQNSYIGLIDANGNVKPAGWALAQYARFIRPGYVRSNATYNPTTNVYVTAYKGSGSYVIVAINMGTAGVNQPFTIQNQSIGSLTPYQTSASALSMQQLATVYTANNSTFTGYLPPQSITTYVAQGSTGGTINTSAWYQVVNKTSGMCADDNGNSTTPGTALIQWPCGSGKYNQEWQFRPASTTGYYDVFNRNASSLVWDDYNFGASNGTNVDLWTYISGQSNQQWQSTYLGNGLWTFKNLNSGLCLDNTGSTTQGQQMWQWQCQSGNTNQQFQLVQQP, encoded by the coding sequence ATGAAGAACACACTCCCCTTCGCAGTCGTAGTTCTGACTGCTGCGTTCGCCTGCGCCTCCGTCGTCACAGCCCAGGGCACAGCGTATGTTGACTTCGGCTCATCCCAGCAGTCCATTGCGGGATTCGGCGGGGCCAGCGCATGGCTATCCCTCAGTAGCTCGCAGGTAACCACCCTGTACGACAGCGGCCCCGGACATCTCGGCCTCTCCGTGCTACGAGTCCGCATCGATCCCGGAGGTCAAGCCAACTGGGGTACGGAACTGTCCAATGCCAAGCTTGCAAAAAGCCACGGCGCAATCGTCATCGCCACGCCCTGGACTCCGCCTGCCTCCATGAAATCCAACGGCAGCACCGTCGGCGGCAGCCTCAATGCGTCGCAATACGGCGCTTACGCCAGCTACCTCCAAAGCTACGTCAACTACATGTCCAGCAACGGCGCCTCTCTGTATGCCATCTCCATGCAAAACGAGCCCGACGCCAACGTTACCTATGAGTCTTGCTTCTGGACCGGTGCTCAAATGGACACTTGGACGGCCAATAACGCCTCCACTTTAAGCATTCCCCTCTTCATGCCCGAGTCGGAGAGCTTCACCACTAGCTACTCTGATCCGGCCCTTAACGACACCAACGCGGTCAGCCACATCGGTGCAATCGGCGGACACCTCTACGGAGTTTCCCCGTCCTACTACACCAACGCGTTCAACCATGGTAAGCAGGTCTGGATGACCGAGCACTACATCGACGGAACCGGCATCGGCAACGCGCTGTCTGTAGCCAAGGAAATCAACGACTCCATGGCTGTGGCCAATTACAGCATGTACGTGTGGTGGTGGCTCACCGATTTGCCGTCGCAGAACTCCTACATCGGACTTATCGACGCCAACGGAAACGTGAAGCCGGCTGGCTGGGCGCTGGCACAGTACGCCCGCTTCATCCGTCCCGGATATGTCCGCTCTAACGCCACCTACAATCCCACCACTAACGTCTATGTCACGGCCTACAAGGGAAGCGGCAGCTATGTGATCGTCGCGATCAACATGGGGACGGCGGGAGTCAACCAGCCGTTCACCATCCAGAACCAGTCCATCGGCTCGCTCACGCCCTACCAAACCTCGGCTTCCGCGCTCTCGATGCAGCAGCTCGCCACCGTATACACCGCCAATAACTCCACCTTTACCGGCTACCTCCCGCCCCAGAGCATCACTACCTATGTCGCGCAGGGCTCCACGGGCGGCACCATCAACACCAGCGCGTGGTACCAAGTCGTCAACAAAACCAGCGGCATGTGCGCCGATGATAATGGCAACTCCACCACCCCCGGCACCGCCCTCATCCAATGGCCCTGCGGAAGTGGAAAATACAACCAGGAGTGGCAGTTCCGCCCGGCCTCCACCACCGGCTACTACGATGTCTTCAATCGCAACGCGTCTTCGCTCGTCTGGGACGATTACAACTTTGGCGCCTCCAACGGCACCAACGTCGACCTCTGGACCTACATCAGTGGACAGAGCAATCAGCAGTGGCAGAGCACTTATCTGGGCAACGGCCTCTGGACGTTCAAAAACTTGAACAGCGGCCTCTGCCTCGATAACACTGGCTCCACCACCCAGGGCCAGCAGATGTGGCAATGGCAATGCCAGTCCGGCAACACCAACCAGCAGTTCCAGCTCGTACAGCAGCCCTGA
- a CDS encoding formylglycine-generating enzyme family protein: MGVFIFQNGSNSGWKRIDRSRQIWPSAVYFGFILAGLLGTYFLMTRLIDAPRTLPDSARASESYRLLPTLTAVSVKRRATLILIPAGTVQIGDNNGPSAERPAFEFRSRAFLMDRTPVTVSQFADFVKVTRYKTDAERYGFGGHLEKSSGAWVAVPGASWRYPLGPKRSPALDDHPVTQVSWFDANEFCRAYGLRLPTESEWERAARMGQTPDGHVFKAGDPIELSHRYLLNAWEGTFPLANTGADGYQTTSPVGAFGVTPSGLTDMAGNVWEWTSSRYLPYGAPQQESTRIPAEMVSRGGSFLCSPEFCQGYRASARNHTTPDTSLENIGFRCAADPGLPTESRKESQ; the protein is encoded by the coding sequence ATGGGCGTATTTATCTTTCAAAACGGCAGCAACTCCGGCTGGAAGCGGATTGATCGCAGTCGACAGATTTGGCCGAGTGCTGTTTATTTCGGGTTCATATTGGCAGGCTTGTTGGGAACTTACTTCCTGATGACCAGACTGATCGACGCGCCCCGAACTCTGCCCGATTCCGCGCGGGCGAGCGAATCGTACAGATTGTTGCCGACGCTAACTGCTGTGAGTGTCAAGCGACGTGCGACATTGATTCTGATTCCGGCAGGCACAGTTCAGATTGGCGACAACAACGGACCAAGCGCAGAACGGCCAGCATTCGAGTTCAGATCGCGCGCCTTCCTCATGGATCGTACGCCCGTGACCGTCTCTCAGTTTGCTGACTTCGTCAAAGTCACCAGATACAAGACGGACGCCGAACGATACGGGTTTGGCGGTCATCTCGAGAAGTCGAGTGGCGCCTGGGTCGCCGTGCCTGGAGCGTCCTGGAGGTATCCCCTTGGTCCAAAGAGATCGCCTGCTCTTGACGACCATCCCGTGACCCAAGTGAGTTGGTTCGATGCCAATGAGTTCTGCAGGGCGTATGGTCTGCGGCTCCCCACAGAGTCCGAATGGGAGCGCGCAGCGCGGATGGGCCAAACACCTGACGGGCACGTGTTCAAAGCTGGCGATCCTATTGAACTGAGCCATCGCTACTTATTGAACGCGTGGGAAGGAACATTTCCGCTCGCGAACACCGGAGCCGATGGCTATCAGACGACCTCACCCGTCGGGGCATTTGGAGTCACACCGTCTGGGCTCACGGACATGGCCGGCAACGTCTGGGAGTGGACTTCCTCCAGGTATCTGCCATACGGCGCTCCACAACAAGAAAGCACGAGGATCCCGGCAGAAATGGTCTCGCGCGGGGGATCGTTTTTGTGTTCGCCGGAATTCTGTCAAGGTTACCGTGCCAGTGCTCGCAATCACACTACGCCTGATACATCGCTGGAGAACATCGGCTTTCGATGTGCTGCCGATCCGGGCTTACCCACAGAAAGCAGGAAAGAAAGCCAATGA